In the Phaseolus vulgaris cultivar G19833 chromosome 7, P. vulgaris v2.0, whole genome shotgun sequence genome, one interval contains:
- the LOC137827977 gene encoding nucleobase-ascorbate transporter 4-like, whose product MEEENVNEILGVAHCVPRFPSWPEGIFLAFLHFAVVLGTIAMASSILVPLMGGGNEEQAEMIETLLFVAAINTLMQTLFGTRLPVVMGPSYTFLIPAVSIAVSTRMSVFEDPHQRFLHSMRAIQGALIGASVFQMGIGFLGFWRIFARCLSPLSVVPLATLTGIGLFISAFSTLLHCVEIALPAFILLLLFQYIPQRLKSSGVDRFAIIVSIGIAWACAEFLTAAGAFKERPAKIQMTCCTNQYAIVTAAPWIRVPRPFQWGHPSFNAGDIFAMLSASLVATVESTGTLIAASRLGKATPIPPSVLGRGVGWLGIGTLLDGFFGTGTGSTASVANAGLLGLTRVGSRRVVQISTGFMLFFSILGKFGASLAAVPLPIVAAIYCILFSFVASAGLGFLQFCNLNSYRSMLILGLSLCIGLSVPQYFHDDLLLPKNDRLHTGSTWFNNTAQVLLSSPATVAIIVACFLDLTLHRGDTSTRRDSGRLWWEKFMNFNQDIRTKDFYSLPFNLDRFFPSV is encoded by the exons ATGGAAGAAGAAAACGTGAATGAAATTCTCGGTGTTGCTCACTGTGTTCCAAGATTTCCCTCATGGC CTGAAGGGATTTTTCTTGCGTTTCTGCATTTCGCGGTTGTGCTTGGGACCATTGCCATGGCTTCCTCCATCCTTGTCCCTTTGATGGGTGGTGGCAAT gagGAGCAGGCTGAGATGATCGAGACTCTGCTTTTTGTTGCGGCCATTAACACACTGATGCAAACGTTGTTTGGAACACGTCTTCCTGTGGTGATGGGACCATCCTACACTTTCCTCATTCCTGCTGTGTCCATTGCTGTTTCCACGAGGATGAGTGTGTTTGAAGATCCGCATCAG AGGTTTCTACATTCGATGAGAGCCATACAGGGGGCACTTATTGGTGCATCGGTTTTTCAAATGGGTATTGGTTTTTTAGGATTTTGGAGGATTTTTGCAAG GTGTCTGAGCCCGCTTAGTGTGGTTCCCCTTGCCACTCTCACTGGCATAGGACTCTTCATATCAGCATTTTCAACA CTGCTACACTGTGTTGAAATTGCTCTCCCAGCATTCATCCTTCTCCTCCTGTTCCAG TACATTCCTCAAAGGCTGAAATCAAGTGGAGTTGATCGATTTGCAATCATAGTTTCAATTGGAATTGCATGGGCCTGTGCTGAATTTCTTACTGCAGCTGGTGCATTCAAAGAAAGACCGGCTAAAATTCAAATGACTTGTTGTACAAATCAATATGCGATAGTTACTGCTGCTCCCTG GATAAGAGTTCCACGTCCATTTCAATGGGGACACCCTTCTTTCAATGCTGGTGATATTTTTGCTATGCTTTCTGCTTCTCTTGTTGCAACTGTAGAG TCAACAGGGACATTGATTGCAGCATCAAGATTAGGTAAAGCAACCCCTATTCCACCATCTGTGCTTGGTCGTGGTGTTGGCTGGCTG GGCATAGGTACTCTTTTGGATGGATTTTTTGGCACTGGAACTGGATCCACTGCATCAGT TGCAAATGCAGGACTCTTGGGTTTAACACGAGTAGGAAGTCGCAGAGTCGTTCAAATATCAACTGGATTCATGCTTTTCTTCTCTATATTAG GAAAATTTGGAGCATCTCTTGCAGCAGTGCCTTTGCCTATTGTAGCAGCTATTTACTGCATTCTCTTTTCCTTCGTAG CATCCGCTGGCCTTGGTTTTCTTCAATTCTGCAATCTTAACAGTTATAGGTCGATGCTCATCCTTGGACTTTCTCTCTGCATCGGTTTATCTGTTCCACAGTATTTCCACGATGATCTGTTGCTACCCAAAAATGATCGTCTTCATACTGGCTCCACTTGG TTCAACAATACAGCGCAAGTGCTTCTCTCATCCCCAGCAACTGTGGCAATTATAGTTGCTTGCTTCTTGGATTTAACTCTGCATCGTGGAGACACCTCAACTCGGCGAGACAGTGGGAGACTCTGGTGGGAAAAGTTCATGAACTTTAATCAGGATATTAGAACTAAAGACTTCTATTCACTTCCTTTCAACCTGGACAGATTTTTCCCCTCAGTTTGA